Below is a window of Ischnura elegans chromosome 1, ioIscEleg1.1, whole genome shotgun sequence DNA.
AAGCACCACTTAGTGCTGTTCACTCAGGTTTGAGTACAAAAAGAGCACAAGAAGAGTTGGGCCTACACATTGGAGAGATTAAACTGCGACTTGGAGGAATAGAGTCTGTTTTCGAGGACGGAGAGTGGATTTCAGGTGAGTGATTTTTTGCATTGTCGTGTATGTCCCCTAAGATACAAGTTTtggaaatgtttaaaatacaaaTGTAACATACAGGGGAGGATTCGGTATTAAAATAGGGGGGGGGTCATGGCCTAGGtgcggggagtatggaatatcccAAGGGAGAGACGGGCGTTCGCCGGTGTAAAAGTTTTTGTGGGGAGTGCTATGCTCTACGACAAATGCAACTCAAGCTTCTCTCATGTTTGGATCTtctagccatgcatttgcatattcaCTCCCTTCACTCACACACACAtataataggattaaaaaaaactattgaacgaataaatattacaaatttttaataaaattttgagggGGACATGACCCCTGTTACCCACCCCCCTAAATTCGCCCCTGGTAGAATGGGTAGggtttttaccatattttttattgaatataccAAACGAGGATGTAAGTAATTTCTTCCCAGTATTTACCTTAATATTACTCTTCATATTATCGACGACtaagaatgaataaattttcaccaGAATATAGGCGTAGAAAAATGTTAGCGTCATTTGTCGATCCCATCCAATCGCTCTAAGCGATTGACAGTATTCCTACTCTCGCTTTCCAGCAATAACTTCCGGAACTGAATCAAATCCTTAATGGGATCGGATTGCATCATCTACGTCACGAAAATTTCGAATGCACACGCATTATGTTTTTGCTTCACTAGTTATGGGACATCCATTTATTACGTGACACGTCTAGGGGGTGAGGAGGTCGAGCCTATTCTCACCCAATCTTACgtgagagagagggggagggtcctggcaagtatcatttaattttttccgcaagaaacagtgtaaaattccGATcctagtaatcttaaatactaatattaattaatctcaaataaaaataactataaattgTATCTTTTATAAATTAACGTATTCAAACGGAAAACACGCATTTTTAGCAATCTGACGAGAGATTAGAGGTACTTATGGAGAATGGGTTCAGCCAAATTTCACAATATCTCATTACGGGGGAGGGGGGGTACCAAAATCGCAAAAATCACCTCAcgtcccacatagcacaaaatatcttctagatgtcaagaaaatatctagaatgtcttcagctaatgtctagaaaatatcttgtaatatttttaagatattttgtagatatctgaatgtccgcttttccgatatctacaagatatctttgagaagatattttccagatattcatattcaaattggatccaatGGGAAAATTGAGGGTAAATGATTCGCTAATGATCCCAGCCAATATAGGAGGATTTATGGgagggaggggggcacgtgccccccacacAGATGGTTTAAAATTAGTCAAGAATTTCAACGCAGTTTATCATTATGATCGTTTTATTTTGCGTATAACAGAGCCTCAATCAGTGGAATAACGAGTGGGTGGGTCTGGGGGGGTCCGGTTTCCCtcaatccccccccccaaatttcaaatttattttctttaataaggctataaatgtgtttttatatttcgcgggggggaggggggaaccGGACCCACCTgtccccctgaaatataaaaattgatgattttttcaatttttccttttatgaggcaaagtgaatgtgtttttatgtttcggatttcggggggggggggggaggaaggggtcgTAGGGGGtccgggccccccccccccccccccaacgaaatataaaaattgatgatttttcatttttttttttcttttatgaaagaaagtaaatgtgtttttatatctCAGGGGGGGTTCGGACTCCTGGACCCccccttaaatttaaaaattaatgattttttgttttatgaagcaaagtaaatatACGAACTCCCAAGCCCCCACTGTGCAACACAAGAATATTCTAGTCATGATAAAgtaggatatattatttaaagtatccaagacattgaatatattttctagacatctagcagatatttaaagtatccaagacattgaagatattttttatatatctagaagatatttaagatatccaagacattgaagatattttctagatatctagaagatattttgtgctatgtggggtAATTGGTGgattaaatattttcccatttctctCAGTTGCTTATACTATCTAATGTTATTATTTTAGGCGAATAGGGtagtctcctattattttttttattgtctaaatcgaaagattgttactcctggagtacctatttcacgcttttaaatttttaaatgacgatatctatttttcgcgattaaatgaaaagtgaacattttcaagcgcgcgaaaacgcaacgggtaagtatgaatgccgggaaaactcccgtgtgacgtcgttctggttccccctaccgcaagtgaggtgaccttggggcgaggctctgagcgctgataggacgcaggatgctagcaggtagcagagtaccatgccaGCTGGTAGCatttggctttaataaggattatttatatcttatcaaacgaggaaaactttccgaccttagccagttttaataggtgattattaagacatgtttccctgagctctgtgcctaacgcatgtattggtaacctcagacgatgtaaaactcctatctactcgtatagagactaggtccctgtgacgtcacgtggagtggcatcgcatgggcgccaatctggcctttttcaaatgaggataaaattgacccttgccattcgtctaaaccggtatttataaaaacaaataatttgtatattatgaatacactaatggtgggtgacgaatcgcaatcaatgtctttcgttttctttgaataaggaaactaccctattatggaatGCTATACGTACTGAGCATTCATATCGGCAGTTAAATTAGCTCAGCACAGTCACCTGCTTTGGTCGCAACCTTTGCAGTAAACTTAAAGCCATAAACCTCAAAATATTAAAGATAGGAAATGTGCTTAGTGGAATCACTACTTTTCTCGTAAGACTTCGGCGTAACAAATTACCCTTCCTACTTTATCTGCCTGGAAGTAGGTAATCTACAGAATTCGGtcgatttcacaaaaaaaactaattccaCCCAACAAGAAAAGTTATTACCGCGAACTGCACGGCGACGATACCACGGATGGGCTTCACCCACCACGCTGTCCGACTTCAGCTGTTCGAAATAGCCCTTAATACTTTTTTCAAGATCTCTTcataaatatccattaaatttatcacaaaaatatttttccacccacATATTATTGGAAATTCATTAAACATTAGGTGGTGTTTTTAAGTTTAAAAGATGCAAGTGGTCATTAAAGGATATTTAGAAGTTCATAGAATATGTTCGCCAACtcatcacaatagggtggtttccttcatcaaagaaaacgaaaggcattgattgcgattcgttacccaccattagtgtattcataatatacaaattattttgttttagaaataccgggttagacaaatggcaatggtccatttttatcctcattttaaaagggccagattggcgcccatgcgatgccactccacgtgacgtcacagggacctagtttctttacgagaagataggagttatacgtcgtctgaggttaccattgcatgcatgaggcgcagagctcagggaaacatgtcttaacaatcacttattaaaactggctaaggtcggaaagttttcctcgtttgataagttattaataatccttatttaagccaagcgctaccagccagcagggtactaggctagccgctagcagcctgcgtcgtatcagcgctaagcctcgcctcaaggtcacctcgcagggcgggagggggaaccagaaatacgtcacgcggagagacttcccgacattcatacttaagcgtcgcgttttcgcgcgcttgaaaattttcacttttcatttaatcgcgaaaaatagatatcgtcatttaaaaatctaaaagcgtgaaatacgcactccaggagtaataatctttcgatttaggcaataaaaaaataataggaaaccaccctattatcccaTTATAAAACCCAGAAGTAGTCTTGATGACATAAAAATACAGTTTCAGTATTCATGACATGCATAAGGTCACTAATATCGAAATTATTATGATCTCCTTTCACCAAATATAGCCTACGATATAATAGgcataaaaaaatgattcatcCACTCTCTCTGCAGAATCTTCCAGTGGTCAGGCTGTGAGCAGTAAATCCGTCTCAAAGCTGAAGCAACGGACGCTGACCTTAGAGGAAGAGAACAACATGCTAAGGATCAAAATTGAGGTGCTTTTGGATATGGTAATAACAAAGCAATTATATGAACTCggagtcagtggcgtagccaggaattccgttcggggagtccaaaaccagggtagtccgggggaattttttttaaaaacaggttactgagtaaagggttttaaactaatattaacacttttcataatcgaaaaaacttcatttttctaagaaatctttattaaattcttgatttttcaatttttttcttttaagttgaaACTCGGCAAATTGTACGAACACCCCCATTACACCACCCGAGCGGCTCCAAACGTATCgtttgataatttattattttataggttGTAAAATTTCGGGGGTCCGCACCCCCCGGAGTTCCCCCTCCCCTCGCTTTGCCACTGCTCGGAGTATAATGATAACCAAGTACATGACTTCGTTGAAGTATTGCTCGCATTCTAAAGAACAATTGACCTCTTTTTTCAGTTAACGGAAGTGACGGATGAATCTATTCGGCAACGAAAAGAATTAGATGAACTGAGGAATTTTGTGAGAGGATCccgaaataaagaaaaaggacGACGAGATGCATAATTAAAATTCCCCGATTTTGAGAagaatttttccgttataaatACAAGAAATCAAGAGAGAGGATTACAGTTTCTAGCAAAACATATACGAATTATATGAAGAGAAAATTGTAACCTCTCACATCTAGATTAAGCATGAGGCTGTTGATAGAGAACGCCATTGCCATGCTTGTGCTGCTTAATGTAATTTGTTTACTTAAATGCAAGAGAGTGTGATTCAAAGAGTATTGAAATACCATTACTATTTTCATCATACTTTCAACATGAACTTTTTGTTCAATGCAAGGTCATAAATAAACTAGAATAAACAATTCAAAAGTGAATGAACACCTTTGAAGTGctgttaataatatttaatttatttaattgacGATGGAATGTCGACATGTGCTCATTCCACTTAGGCtactaaatgaaaatcaaaattctgGGAATGATGAAATTCGTTGTACATACTTCACTGAACTCCTGAAGCGTATGCAATACTTTGATCAAATGGGGATTTTTGAGAAGCATGCACTGCCACCAAGTAAAGCCTACCTATAACGTGTGAATACGTTCACTTCATTCCTAAGAGAACACAATAAACACCTCGATATAAAGCCCATAAGAATTTTACataccaatttaaaaattaatatgagcTGGCAATGTAAAAACTTTCTTTGGAAAACGACGTACCTACTATGTTAATCATTTCTCCTATTCTGGTGATTTCGAGGGGACGTAGTCCCCCCGCGGCATCTTTAAAGCCCGTTTCTGAGCAGGAAAACATACTGTGTGCATTTCCACAGGTATATGCAGATGAGAGGTTCCatcgattaataaaaattacttctcgtcaaattttttccttaaaaaaatgaacaatttcaGCGCTCGCACATTGTCATTGTCACGAATTGTGGCGGATTTTCTTTATGTTCACAACCTAAAACATCGCCTGTACTTCTACAGATTAACATTTCAGTATTTCCAGTATTTTTACATATTAACATTTAAATCTTTACTAAAATCGTGATATCTATATCTCAAGATTCGTCAAAAAAAACGCCAAAAGTACGTCAAAGTTTTTGttctttaacttaaaaaaatctcatcATCAGCAGCCCTATTATTGGTTTGACTGCGCTCTCCAACAAAGCATTCTATCagttatttaattcataatatcgaATTTTACTCGTTCACGTCCAACGTCTCAGAATTACTAAATATGTACCGCCAAGaagaaaatgacaataaataGATTAAGCCATTATGGCATATAATACAACGTCTCTGTTAAAAATTGTATGCATAGGATCTATTTTATCAACAACTATCAGTATCCATTCGATTTCTTCACTATAAATGGTTTGCCATTTGTATGAATTCGGTtagtttatgattttttttctcgttgaCGCATTATCTGCGGCATAACTTATGGCGCATGTAATTagttaatacaaataaattattataaagagACATTCGCCAACATTTGAGCAAATTCATGCAAGAAACTGCAAAGTTTAATACCTGGACTTCAAAAAATTTTTTGCCAGTTTTTTTATTCGGCCCACTATGACACGTTATCGACGGGTCAGCGCGACTTGTTCATGTGTTCTCGTAAAAATTCCTCGTTCCTCGTAAAAATTTGGTAGTGATCAACATTTTCTCTTTTGAAACCTTCCATTCACATTTTGCCTTTAACGATCCTTGCAGCGGGAATTATTTTCGttcacatttatatattttaataatcgaAGTCGATTGTGTATTTCGGCCGCAAGAAGTTTCTCATGCTTAACAACCAACCCTTGAAACGATACCATCGGAGAACCGATTCTCCATTCGTTTTCTGACGCAAAACTAATTTGATTTTTGTACAGAATCAGGCTCTTAGAAATGGATTTTCGAGTGAGGAGTACGCGCGTTGCCTAATATCCGGGAGAAGTAGCTAAATGCGCCACTGAATAATGCAAGACTGGTCACTTTCCTAATGTACGAAGTGAGCATGAACAGAATAACTACGCAGCTTGGAAACTCGAAAGAACTCAAGATGGATAGAGAACAGAGAAGTAAATTCTTTTATCGTGTAGCGTGCATGttacaaaaataagaatattttcaaacgTAAAAAGGACTGCATTAAGATATATCAACACTACATTATCCCCGCAGGGCATTGGAGGGCAGAGAATTCGAGACTGATATTGAGCGCTATCAAATGAGGTAGGACTGGAAATGGAATGGAACAGTAccccgaaaaataaattaaatattaaattaaataatcaaatatcAAAAGAGATAGGTGGTCTGAGCCAAAGAGACAGTCAGAGTAATCTAAGAAAAGACGAACTAACCATCGGTAATCCTTAATGGAGTCACTCGCAAGTGCTCTAGAAGTGCGACGATTCCATGCTGAGCAATAATCATTTTCTTTGACCGGAATTCCATATTAGACCGCACCTTGCATATAGGTATATTAAGTATCTAACTAGGGCTGAAAAGTTTAAATGCATGAGCTAAATAAAATGTCAAGGGAAACAGCGCATTTCTTTAAGTGCTGCTAGACAGTGCTTAATTTCGACCGGAACCTCTCCGGATTCTCTTTCCGCGTTCCGGCACCTCTCAGGAAAATCGGATCGTGTCAAAAACTTTCATCGTCTATTTTCATGACTCCTCGCTGTAACtttaataaaaagttttatatatatatttttttttaaatcacgagatgtgggtcattgtaaatattatttaattttttccaaactttgccaacgtttcggacattttatttgtccatcctcagggctataaaaatgataatttatgatacaaaatttgttaaatacaggcaattttacagttgttatacattaaaatacatggaaatacatattcaaaatttacctttaagtctgatgttgtttttatttatttacaatttggttgcttggatttctttctttgttggttatgtcatttattaaattatgataaattttgctaaggtaagtaatgtctgttcttttattgcagctttttttatttctggatatgtggtacatttctttgaataatctttttgataaaactggttctgtatctaaaattttggcctcttcgaaacgaaatgagtgactgtttgtaattgcatgatctgctaatgcacaaatttgaattttggtcttaattgatgttttatgttgtgagatcctattttttaaatattgacatgtttggcctatataatttttatcacagtctttacatggaattgaataaatgatattgcttctaagctgcataggggtatttgacttaagtttagaatatatgagtttatgttgggttttatagtttttatgtgctattttaaaatttgtttttttgaatactttggtaatttgttctgataatccatttatataaatcattcctcgatattggtctgtatttgtgtttgatatatttgttgtagttattgtattgtgagtctgtgaagatgattttttatttgaatacagtatgttattgattaatttttttggaaagtggttttttttctaaaatattaccaattattttcaaattttttttatggaaaatcttatcacttaaactgagtgctctaaatttgagtgccatggccgtatttattttgtgctttagagggtggtgggaaagaaaatttagatatctatctgctttatgcggtttcctgtaccaatctattattatggaaccatcagagtttcttttagtgatcatatccagaaaaggaagttcattatttttttctttttctattacaaattgcaatttgggatggaaatcattgaaatgttgtaaaatagtgttatcttgtatattatttggtattgctaaatataggtcatcaacaaatttatagatgaaaggtatattaaaaggtatctttggtagcactgtatctaatagtttgttcatggtgagatctgccaaaatggttgccactggggatcccataggaacaccattttttatgtggtattgacaatttttatattgtaaatacccctggtttatacataaatcaaaaagtcaaaaaaatcataaaatcataaaaaaatcataaatcaaaaaaattaatcaataacatactgtattcaaataaaaaatcatcttcacagactcacaatacaataactacaacaaatatatcaaacacaaatacagaccaatatcgaggaatgatttatataaatggattatcagaacaaattaccaaagtattcaaaaaaacaaattttaaaatagcacataaaaactataaaacccaacataaactcatatattctaaacttaagtcaaatacccctatgcagcttagaagcaatatcatttattcaattccatgtaaagactgtgataaaaattatataggccaaacatgtcaatatttaaaaaataggatctcacaacataaaacatcaattaagaccaaaattcaaatttgtgcattagcagatcatgcaattacaaacagtcactcatttcgtttcgaagaggccaaaattttagatacagaaccagttttatcaaaaagattattcaaagaaatgtaccacatatccagaaataaaaaaagctgcaataaaagaacagacattacttaccttagcaaaatttatcataatttaataaatgacataaccaacaaagaaagaaatccaagcaaccaaattgtaaataaataaaaacaacatcagacttaaaggtaaattttgaatatgtatttccatgtattttaatgtataacaactgtaaaattgcctgtatttaacaaattttgtatcataaattatcatttttatagccctgaggatggacaaataaaatgtccgaaacgttggcaaagtttggaaaaaattaaataatatttacaatgacccacatctcgtgatttaaaaaaaaatatatatatataataaggggtcgtgaagcatatagtttgaataaaaagttttgaaaaatcggaagttttaggggggcttatattttttttaatcgagtgCATTGAATATGCTGGTATGCGTTGCGGTACCTAAAATTTCGTAAATTATGCACTGCTGATAGGTGAGAACGGTATGGGTCGCAAATAACTTTTACAACAATAAATCTGCCAGAGACTCTGAAGATACACGGTCAACTTGGTTTGTTTGAGCATTTGGAAACAGATATTTTGATACTGTGACACCAAGGATAGCACCCACTTGATGGATAAGATGCATCCTTGTCCAGATCCTACATCCGCGattgtatgaaataaatatggcgTCGAACATATATGATTGTAGGATATCCTCAAaagtatataaaattttcattattttattttttccaatggcaATAAAATGCCATTGTAAAAGTTATCCTAAAATCGAAATAATTCCAGTTTACGCCTAGCTTGATGATATTCTATCTCATGGTTGGTGTTCTAATACTTACCCACCCCACCGCCGCACGATGCGGCCATCGGGGTAGTACGTGAATTGAGGTTTTCGACGTAATAAATGTTCATGGAAGTTAAGGAATTTATAAAGGTTATTAGCGCCTGGAACCCGGCAGTAAATGGGAAGAGAAAGGAGAAAAAGTCCCGGGCCAATCAGAGagcacctaggtgaaggaggagggtataaatatcgaaacgCAGCGACATCGGCAttatcagccctgaggatgttgggaaagtctccctacgaaacgtcggcctacaccatgcagaccctgatccggttggaaacctgagaagctttcatccatgctatacACCGGGAACAGTTTAGATTCTTCCGTAAAGGTTATTAGATATATAAGAGGCCTCGTGGAATAATATCCCTCCCAACTTATCCAGAAACCAACAAATGCATGTCAAATCATTACTGAACGAGCCGTATCGATTCTATTACTCTAAACCCCAATGAACCACAGAGGTAACGTTGAGTATCCGATGAAGCAAGATTTAGCGAAGCCGTTACGCATGCACACCTCATTAACACTTCATCCATCACATGTCTGCAATTAGTACCTGAAAAGTTTCCCGGAGATCATGAAAACGATTTCTACGCTCTTCATGTCGCTCTCAGTCGACCATACCGACAGTGGCGAGGAAATGTAAGCGCATCCATTGCATCCTTTATTGCAATGAATAAGTCTTTTGTATCCATCGCCATTCTATTTCCATGGAAGTTTCAGTAGTTCCTACATCAGACTCTCAATGATCTCTAGATCAGAATTTCATAGGCCCAGCGGTGGGAGCAATTCAAACAATGACACTGATGACAGAGAGAGTATTTATGAAAATGGAATGGGACAACTACCGAGAACGTCTACTTGGAGAAATACCCTTCAACaggtgaaattataaaatataagtgCGTTATTAGGATTGATTCGTGCGAAAAATCAAAATACCAGTGTCGATATCCATATTTTACGAGCTGATAATTATTGAAACTAATGCTTGTATTAAAATTCAGGCATTGATAATCCTGGGGGCGAACCTACATTCTATGAGTGTGGGGATGGCAATGGGTTTTCCAACAGTGGTAATAGCTCACCTCCATGGTTTCGACGCGATATGGACTCTGGCCGGCGAAAAGTTCAAAATTTTTGTGGGAACAAAAGATGAAGACAAAGAAATAACCTACAACGACGACCAAGCATCGTGGCACGGTAAGTATCGACTTTTCTCACACCACAAAATTAGTTACTTCCAttcgcagtggcgtaactagggatatgcttggggggggggtgagaagACTTGGAGTGGCACCCCACCCCACTTAGGCAATGGAGttccaggaaaatattttgaaaaattacatgcctggaaataaattttacatcattctgGCAGCAAAGCTTTAACTTTAAACAGAtccagttattacatgtcaaaactagacaatattttaaaatattgtttatttaattttgtaatatttccgtAGATTGCCATATTTTCCACATCCGTTATTCCCTttatcaccatttactttgttgGAATTAATGTTCTAATCCTTTTCTgaatctgattttttttcttgtatgaCTTGAACTGACAATGAGCATGCAAATCGTGATAAATTTTAGTATTGGTTTAATGACGAGGGATTAGATGTAATAAGGGACAACAAAGTATCAATCTCGCCCTAAAACAGGCGTttgaacattattattattattagataatCACCATTTTTAGTTCAGCCCGAAATATACTCGGATGAGAGTATATTGCGTGTATCACAACTACAGGTGCCCACAAAGGCGGATTTATGGGagggacacgggggcacgtgccccttaACCCCCACTCCTCCAGACGCTTAGAAAAAATACAAGATGTTGAATAcgtttatcattacgttcgtttagtTTTGCGTAtttcggagcctcaatcatttaatttcacataaataactctcatattaaataaaaagaatatttcgcatagtaattgctgtatttttttaagcataattttgagaagaccatttgcctgtcagacccttttgctcccccacccccagaaaaaaaacctggatccacccttggTGCCCATAATCCCAAATAATGATGGCGCATCCTTCCCTTACTACAAAACCAAGAAGACTTATTCCAACTCTGCTCTCATAGAGCAACTACTACGCAGGATGAATTACGATAGCGTTATCGACTGAAattcatatataattttaaatttcattagcgTACGTAAATATCTGAAAGCGCATTATTAGGTTacctttaaatgaatttttctctaaACCACTTTCCCCAAAATGAACGATTGAAATCCTTCCCCGCCGTAGCCTATCTACCTCTAAGAGTGACAAGGATAGTTTTTTTAAAGAGtttcattgtaattatttcgtgaaattttctttttctcgcATGAATTTCTCTGAGGGTGATAATGAATTTTCCTCCTTAAATACGTCTCTATTAAAGCCTATCACAGTTCCTCCGAGATGACTGCCGAACATCATTATCGCAAGTCAACAATCGTGAGATCGTTTTGACGcggctctccattccgctctccaaTCTGCCAGCCTTTTTAtggagacgtatttcttcttttaaatCCTTCATAATCTGCATAGTGTAACTCAATTATGaactatgtatgtatgtactctCTAGGTATGTTTATAGTAATTTTAACATCACCTTAGCTCccatggttaaaaaaaaaactttgcgtaCGACTGGGTCGCAATTGGTGACCAATGCCTCTCACGTTCCTTATTAGTTAAAAGTAATCTTCAGTATACGACTCGTACATTCTATGGTAATAGAAACGTCCTTTTAGGCATCttaattcccattattt
It encodes the following:
- the LOC124171629 gene encoding protein chibby homolog 1, giving the protein MPLFFNKFNPKKTPPRKAPLSAVHSGLSTKRAQEELGLHIGEIKLRLGGIESVFEDGEWISESSSGQAVSSKSVSKLKQRTLTLEEENNMLRIKIEVLLDMLTEVTDESIRQRKELDELRNFVRGSRNKEKGRRDA